One Panicum virgatum strain AP13 chromosome 3N, P.virgatum_v5, whole genome shotgun sequence DNA segment encodes these proteins:
- the LOC120664524 gene encoding zinc-finger homeodomain protein 6-like: MEFRGQEEPAEGMGASSAPPVAPSRAAPAPGNHAAPPEVARYHECLRNHAAALGGHVVDGCGEFMPGAGAGDDALKCAACGCHRSFHRKDDAQRRQLLLPAPAPPVTPTAPRVPLLLPPPHPYAAASQPNYAPPPPLFPYHGTPSGSGGTTTESSSEERGPPSALAAAAQGHLRRKRFRTKFTPEQKEQMLAFAERLGWRMQKQDEALVQQFCEQVGVRRQVFKVWMHNNKHTGSGSRRQPQLPPQEQQSQQQPPQQQQ; this comes from the coding sequence ATGGAATTTAGGGGCCAGGAGGAACCCGCCGAGGGGATGGGCgccagctccgcgccgccggtcgCGCCCAGCagggccgcccccgccccgggGAACCACGCGGCGCCCCCCGAGGTGGCGCGGTACCACGAGTGCCTGCGCAAccacgcggcggcgctgggtgggCATGTTGTCGACGGCTGCGGGGAGTTCatgcccggcgccggcgccggggacgaCGCGCTCAAGTGCGCCGCCTGCGGCTGCCACCGCAGCTTCCACCGCAAGGACGACGCCCAGCGGCGCCAGCTGCTGCTcccggcgcccgcgccgccggtgaCGCCGACGGCCCCGCGCGTCCCgctcctcctgccgccgccccaCCCCTACGCCGCCGCCAGCCAACCCAactacgcgccgccgccgccgctgttcccGTACCACGGCACgcccagcggcagcggcggcaccaCGACGGAGTCGTCCAGCGAGGAGCGCGGGCCGccgtccgcgctcgccgccgcggcgcagggGCACCTGCGGCGGAAGCGGTTCCGGACCAAGTTCACGCCGGAGCAGAAGGAGCAGATGCTGGCGTTCGCGGAGCGGCTGGGGTGGCGGATGCAGAAGCAGGACGAGGCGCTGGTGCAGCAGTTCTGCGAGCAGGTCGGCGTGCGGCGCCAGGTCTTCAAGGTGTGGATGCACaacaacaagcacaccggcagcggcagcaggaggcagccacagctgccgccgcaGGAGCAACAATCCCAACagcagccgccgcagcagcagcagtag
- the LOC120664523 gene encoding long-chain-fatty-acid--AMP ligase FadD26-like, with protein MCTENYDPCYPDQPVVDRYLPVWAKLPAFAAKPAFIWADDDATSSRTALTYSQLDSAVERMARNLLGTLRRGDAVLVLASPGLRLVKLLFACQRAGLTAVPVIPPDPARFGPAHAHLLRAVSQTRPSAAVADARYIDAVTRTAAAVAGGDSGRLAAMLRSLRWLAVGELERERGSGGPRSAAGYVGCGADDVYLIQYTSGTTGVPKPVVVTAGSAAHNVRAARKAYDLCPGSVVVSWLPQYHDCGLMFLLLTVVAGATCVLAAPGAFVWRPRLWLELVTEFRATCTPVPSFALPLVLRRGRSAPGRSLELGSLRNLILINEPIYKSCVDEFVQAFGRDGLRATSISPSYGLAENCTFVSTAWRGGCSDDLPSYMRLLPSARLSPPPPSSGNVWPEIEIAVVDEETGEPVEDGVEGEVWVSSPSNASGYLGHPSASLEVFCARVPGRAGACFVRTGDRGVVKGADRYLYVVGRSADVIALDAGGGQRRVHAHYVETAAFGSAPDRLRGGCVAAFTTSSTPRSLSQTDVAVVAELQKGGGGDHRGLCDRIREAVLREEGVRVGLVVLVDGGQMPKTTSGKLRRGAAREMLLAGKLRVVFQARYDDGDGSVAGVRGNEGEDMAEASAAGWLAGEGGETDMSTAFGSASRRLRLQSFL; from the coding sequence ATGTGCACCGAGAACTACGACCCGTGCTACCCCGACCAGCCGGTGGTCGACCGCTACCTCCCGGTATGGGCCAAGCTGCCGGCGTTCGCCGCCAAGCCGGCCTTCATCTGGGCCGACGACGACGCGACGTCGTCGCGCACCGCGCTGACGTACTCCCAGCTCGACTCCGCCGTCGAACGCATGGCGCGCAACCTCCTCGGCACCCTACGCCGGGGCGACGCCGTCCTcgtgctcgcctcgccggggctCCGCCTCGTCAAGCTCCTCTTCGCGTGCCAGCGCGCGGGGCTCACGGCGGTGCCCGTCATCCCGCCCGACCCGGCAAGGTTCGgccccgcgcacgcgcacctgcTTCGCGCCGTGTCGCAGAcgaggccgagcgccgccgtcgccgacgcgcGCTACATCGACGCCGTCACGAGgacggccgctgccgtcgccggcggAGACTCCGGCCGGCTGGCTGCCATGCTGAGGAGCCTGCGCTGGCTGGCCGTCGGCGAGTTGGAGCGGGAACGCGGTAGTGGTGGGCCGAGATCGGCGGCGGGCTACGTGGGCTGTGGGGCGGACGACGTGTACCTGATCCAGTACACCTCCGGCACGACGGGCGTCCCGAAGCCCGTCGTGGTCACCGCGGGCTCGGCGGCCCACAACGTGCGGGCCGCGAGGAAGGCCTACGACCTGTGCCCCGGCAGCGTCGTCGTGTCGTGGCTGCCGCAGTACCACGACTGCGGCCTCATGTTCCTGCTCCtcaccgtcgtcgccggcgccacgTGCGTGCTGGCCGCCCCCGGCGCCTTCGTCTGGCGGCCCCGGCTCTGGCTCGAGCTCGTCACCGAGTTCAGGGCGACGTGCACGCCCGTCCCGTCGTTCGCGCTGCCGCTGGTGCTCAGGCGCGGCCGCTCGGCGCCCGGCCGGTCGCTTGAGCTCGGGAGCCTGCGCAACCTGATCCTGATCAACGAGCCCATCTACAAGTCGTGCGTCGACGAGTTCGTGCAGGCGTTCGGCCGCGACGGGCTGCGCGCCACGTCCATCTCGCCGTCCTACGGCCTCGCCGAGAACTGCACGTTCGTGTCTACCGCGTGGCGGGGCGGGTGCTCTGACGACCTCCCGTCGTATATGAGGCTTCTGCCGTCGGCGaggctgtcgccgccgccgccgtcctctggTAATGTGTGGCCGGAGATCGAGATCGCCGTCGTGGACGAGGAGACTGGCGAGCCCGTGGAGGACGGCGTGGAGGGAGAGGTTTGGGTGTCCTCGCCGAGCAACGCGTCGGGGTACCTCGGCCACCCGTCGGCGAGCCTCGAGGTGTTCTGCGCGAGGGTGCCGGGGCGGGCCGGCGCGTGCTTCGTGCGCACGGGCGACCGCGGCGTGGTCAAGGGGGCAGATCGTTACCTGTACGTCGTCGGCCGGAGCGCCGACGTCATCGcgctcgacgccggcggcgggcagcgccgCGTGCACGCGCACTACGTCGAGACGGCGGCTTTCGGCAGCGCGCCGGATCGCCTGAGAGGCGGCTGCGTCGCGGCTTTCAcgacgtcgtcgacgccgcgtTCGCTTTCGCAAACCGACGTGGCCGTCGTCGCTGAGCTACagaagggaggcggcggcgatcaCAGGGGCCTCTGCGACCGCATAAGGGAAGCAGTGCTGCGAGAAGAAGGGGTGAGGGTTGGTTTGGTCGTGCTGGTCGACGGTGGCCAGATGCCCAAGACGACGTCGGGAAAGCTGCGCCGCGGAGCAGCGAGGGAGATGCTGCTCGCCGGGAAGCTCCGGGTGGTCTTCCAAGCACGGTACGATGACGGTGACGGCTCGGTGGCTGGGGTAAGAGGAAACGAAGGGGAGGACATGGCGGAGGCGTCTGCAGCTGGTTGGCTGGCAGGAGAGGGCGGCGAGACTGACATGTCCACCGCCTTTGGGAGCGCGAGTCGCCGTCTACGCTTGCAGTCGTTTCTGTGA
- the LOC120664526 gene encoding putative DNA-3-methyladenine glycosylase YfjP: protein MGEQSLSQPKPQPLSPSPPASTASPAPAPAPAAAASTSTSSSPAIAAASRPKKAAHRPSDSNPPKKPRLTFAIPGRPLSAAGEVGVAIRHLRDADPVLAAVIDAHDAPVFQCPHRPFHSLVRSILYQQLAFKAAASVYSRFLSLLGGEASVTPDAVLALTPQQLRQIGVSPRKASYLHDLARKYVSGILSDSAIINMDDRSLAAMLTMVKGIGAWSVHMFMIFSLARPDVLPSADLGVRKGVQMLYELEDVPRPSQMDKLCERWRPYRSVGAWYMWRLIESKVPQPAPAIPVGPLALPSPDGQIMLHEQHQQQQQQQQQNVIQMIDPLQMLPGMGIIGVVGSIRDLITRRPKLLISD, encoded by the exons ATGGGCGAGCAATCCCTCTCCCAGCCCAAGCCCCAGCCCCTCTCCCCGTCGCCCcccgcctccaccgcgtcgcccgcccccgcccccgcccccgccgccgccgcgtccacctccacctccagctcccccgccatcgccgccgcctcgcgccccaAGAAGGCGGCCCACCGACCATCCGACTCCAACCCGCCGAAGAAGCCCCGCCTGACGTTTGCGATCCCGGGCCGGCCCCtttccgccgccggcgaggtgggcGTGGCCATCCGTCACCTGCGCGACGCCGAccccgtcctcgccgccgtcatCGACGCCCACGATGCCCCCGTGTTCCAGTGCCCGCACCGCCCGTTCCACTCCCTCGTCCGATCCATCCTCTACCAGCAGCTCGCCTTCAAGGCCGCCGCCTCTGTCTACTCCCGGTTCCTCTCGCTCCTCGGCGGCGAGGCCAGCGTGACCCCCGACGCCGTCCTCGCGCTCACCCCGCAGCAGCTCCGCCAGATCGGGGTCTCCCCGCGCAAGGCGTCCTACCTCCACGACCTCGCCCGCAAGTATGTCTCGGGGATCCTCTCCGATTCCGCCATCATCAACATGGACGACCGCTCCCTCGCCGCCATGCTCACCATGGTCAAGGGCATCGGCGCCTGGAGCGTCCACATGTTCATGATCTTCTCCCTCGCGCGCCCCGATGTGCTCCCCTCCGCTGACCTTGGCGTGCGCAAGGGCGTGCAGATGCTCTACGAGCTCGAAGACGTGCCTCGGCCCTCGCAGATGGACAAGCTCTGCGAGCGGTGGCGCCCCTACCGCTCCGTCGGGGCGTGGTATATGTGGCGGCTCATTGAGTCCAAGgtgccgcagccggcgccggccaTCCCTGTAGGACCACTTGCCCTCCCTTCGCCTGATGGCCAGATTATGCTACATGagcagcatcagcagcagcagcagcagcagcagcagaacgtcATCCAAATGATCGATCCCCTTCAGATGCTCCCAGGAATGGG TATCATCGGTGTTGTGGGGAGCATCAGAGATCTGATTACGCGTCGCCCCAAGCTCCTGATTTCTGATTAA